In one window of Harpia harpyja isolate bHarHar1 chromosome 11, bHarHar1 primary haplotype, whole genome shotgun sequence DNA:
- the TRMT1L gene encoding TRMT1-like protein isoform X2, translated as MAAEEAAEASLARLSPERRQLEREDDDEENPEGGGETAALNGVVVPGNEKSNNLDVKVTESELETEGKGTEEESTRESDSNILDVSSDYPREKHISIQRHLADLEKLADLKEDEKKPCPLCPEEKFKACYSHKLHRHLQNLHWKVSVAFEGYRMCICHLPCRPVKPNLIGDQTFSKMGAHYHCIICSATITRRTDMIGHINRHVNKGETESRFITVPAPKSSHEVLKESATDVQVLPNYSTPQKTDSYFNPKMKLNRQLIFCALAVLAEERKPIECLDAFGATGIMGLQWAKHLRSSVKVTINDCNENSVTMIQENCHLNKMKVKLHTKEQDYDEAMGDGGENSDTIEVTKMDANVIMHLRSFDFIHLDPFGTSVNYLDSAFRNVRNLGIVSLTSTDISSLYAKAQHVALRHYGCNIVRTEYYKELAARIVIAAVTRAAARCNKGIEVLLAVALEHFVLVVVRVLRGPSPADDSAKKIRYLIHCQWCEERIFQKEGNMVEENPYQQLPCDCHGSMPGKTAVVLGPLWSGALFNTGFLRRMLFEAVQYGLDEAQPLLKTLVCEADCTTLKHFSIHSLYDENKQEECGVYIKTPNTSAESYLVHGKRKSDEVIRNAAKRQKSENSAEHPAFYYNIHRHSIKGMNMPKLNKFLNYLSEAGYRVSRTHFDPMGVRTNAPLAQFKTILMKYSTPTYLGGQAEGPVHLPEDVKAGEQVQAAADSKAGDAEFLEDDKSGVAAAMFTEDYPTHCGAD; from the exons ATGGCAGCGGAGGAGGCTGCGGAGGCCTCGCTGGCGCGGCTGTCCCCCGAGCGGAGGCAGCTGGAGCGGGAGGACGACGATGAGGAGAACCCCGAAGGCGGCGGCGAGACAGCAGCGCTCA ATGGCGTGGTTGTCCCTGGAAacgagaaaagcaacaacctggaTGTGAAAGTTACTGAGTCAGAAttggaaactgaaggaaaaggaacGGAGGAAGAATCCACAAGGGAATCTGATAGCAACATTTTGGATGTATCATCTGATTATCCAAGAG agaaacaTATTTCAATTCAAAGACATCTTGCTGATCTAGAGAAACTAGCTGACCTGAAAGAAG atgaaaagaaGCCTTGTCCATTGTGTCCTGAGGAGAAATTCAAAGCTTGCTATAGTCATAAACTCCATCGTCACCTTCAGAATTTGCACTGGAAAGTTTCTGTTGCATTTGAAG GGTACAGAATGTGCATCTGTCACTTACCTTGTCGTccagtaaaaccaaacctcattgGAGACCAG acattttcaaaGATGGGAGCCCATTACCATTGTATCATCTGTTCAGCAACTATCACACGAAGGACTGACATGATAGGTCATATTAATCGTCATGTGAATAAAGGAGAAACTGAATCAAGGTTTATTACAG TTCCTGCTCCCAAGTCTTCTCATGAAGTGCTGAAAGAGTCGGCCACAGATGTGCAGGTTCTTCCCAACTACTCCACACCTCAGAAAACAGATTCCTATTTTAATCCTAAAATGAAACTCAACAG gcaATTGATATTCTGCGCACTAGCTGTTCTAGCTGAGGAACGTAAACCGATAGAATGTTTGGATGCTTTCGGTGCCACTG GTATAATGGGATTACAATGGGCAAAGCATCTCAGAAGTTCTGTGAAGGTTACAATTAATGATTGTAATGAAAATTCTGTGACAATGATTCAGGAAAACTGCcatttaaacaaaatgaaggtGAAACTGCACACTAAGGAACAAGACTATGATGAAGCTAtgggagatggaggagaaaatagtGACACCATTGAGGTGACAAAAATGGATGCCAATGTTATAATGCATTTGAGATCATTTGATTTTAT cCATTTGGATCCCTTCGGAACTTCTGTGAATTATCTGGATTCTGCCTTTAGAAATGTGAGAAATCTTGGAATTGTGTCACTCACGTCCACAGACATCAGTTCTCTGTATGCAAAGGCTCAACACGTTGCCCTGCGTCATTATGGATGTAATATTGTCAGAACTGAGTACTACAAGGAACTGGCAGCCAGAATAGTAATTGCTGCTGTGACAAG AGCTGCAGCTCGCTGTAACAAAGGCATTGAAGTTTTACTTGCAGTAGCTCTAGAACATTTTGTTCTAGTAGTGGTCAGAGTTTTAAGGGGGCCATCCCCTGCGGATgattcagcaaagaaaataagataCCTCATCCATTGCCAGTGGTGCGAAGAgagaatttttcagaaagagggtaATATGGTAGAAG AAAACCCTTATCAGCAGCTGCCTTGTGATTGTCACGGCAGTATGCCTGGGAAGACAGCAGTAGTTCTTGGTCCGCTCTG GTCAGGAGCCCTCTTTAACACTGGATTCCTCAGAAGAATGCTGTTTGAGGCTGTCCAGTATGGTTTGGATGAAGCTCAGCCACTTCTGAAGACATTAGTTTGTGAAGCAGACTGcacaactttaaaacatttttctatcCATAGTCTTTATGATGAGAACAAACAAG AAGAGTGTGGCGTATATATTAAAACACCAAATACTTCTGCAGAATCCTACTTGGTACATG gaaaaagaaaaagcgaTGAAGTGATTCGAAATGCAGCCAAGCGACAAAAATCTGAGAACAGTGCTGAGCACCCTGCATTTTACTACAATATCCACAGACACAGTATTAAAGGGATGAACATGCCAAA GTTAAATAAGTTCTTAAACTATCTCTCTGAAGCTGGATACAGAGTAAGCAGAACCCACTTTGATCCTATGGGAGTTCGCACGAATGCGCCCTTGGCACAGTTTAAGACTATTCTTATGAAGTACAGCACTCCCACATACCTGGGGGGGCAGGCAGAAGGCCCTGTCCATCTACCTGAAGATGTCAAGGCAGGAGAACAGGTTCAGgctgctgcagacagcaaggCAGGAGATGCCGAGTTTCTGGAAGATGACAAATCTGGAGTCGCTGCCGCCATGTTCACAGAAGACTACCCTACTCACTGTGGAGCTGATTAA
- the TRMT1L gene encoding TRMT1-like protein isoform X1, translated as MAAEEAAEASLARLSPERRQLEREDDDEENPEGGGETAALNGVVVPGNEKSNNLDVKVTESELETEGKGTEEESTRESDSNILDVSSDYPREKHISIQRHLADLEKLADLKEGEFTMAVSETTDLHVTDEKKPCPLCPEEKFKACYSHKLHRHLQNLHWKVSVAFEGYRMCICHLPCRPVKPNLIGDQTFSKMGAHYHCIICSATITRRTDMIGHINRHVNKGETESRFITVPAPKSSHEVLKESATDVQVLPNYSTPQKTDSYFNPKMKLNRQLIFCALAVLAEERKPIECLDAFGATGIMGLQWAKHLRSSVKVTINDCNENSVTMIQENCHLNKMKVKLHTKEQDYDEAMGDGGENSDTIEVTKMDANVIMHLRSFDFIHLDPFGTSVNYLDSAFRNVRNLGIVSLTSTDISSLYAKAQHVALRHYGCNIVRTEYYKELAARIVIAAVTRAAARCNKGIEVLLAVALEHFVLVVVRVLRGPSPADDSAKKIRYLIHCQWCEERIFQKEGNMVEENPYQQLPCDCHGSMPGKTAVVLGPLWSGALFNTGFLRRMLFEAVQYGLDEAQPLLKTLVCEADCTTLKHFSIHSLYDENKQEECGVYIKTPNTSAESYLVHGKRKSDEVIRNAAKRQKSENSAEHPAFYYNIHRHSIKGMNMPKLNKFLNYLSEAGYRVSRTHFDPMGVRTNAPLAQFKTILMKYSTPTYLGGQAEGPVHLPEDVKAGEQVQAAADSKAGDAEFLEDDKSGVAAAMFTEDYPTHCGAD; from the exons ATGGCAGCGGAGGAGGCTGCGGAGGCCTCGCTGGCGCGGCTGTCCCCCGAGCGGAGGCAGCTGGAGCGGGAGGACGACGATGAGGAGAACCCCGAAGGCGGCGGCGAGACAGCAGCGCTCA ATGGCGTGGTTGTCCCTGGAAacgagaaaagcaacaacctggaTGTGAAAGTTACTGAGTCAGAAttggaaactgaaggaaaaggaacGGAGGAAGAATCCACAAGGGAATCTGATAGCAACATTTTGGATGTATCATCTGATTATCCAAGAG agaaacaTATTTCAATTCAAAGACATCTTGCTGATCTAGAGAAACTAGCTGACCTGAAAGAAGGTGAGTTTACCATGGCAGTATCTGAGACCACAGATCTTCATGTTACag atgaaaagaaGCCTTGTCCATTGTGTCCTGAGGAGAAATTCAAAGCTTGCTATAGTCATAAACTCCATCGTCACCTTCAGAATTTGCACTGGAAAGTTTCTGTTGCATTTGAAG GGTACAGAATGTGCATCTGTCACTTACCTTGTCGTccagtaaaaccaaacctcattgGAGACCAG acattttcaaaGATGGGAGCCCATTACCATTGTATCATCTGTTCAGCAACTATCACACGAAGGACTGACATGATAGGTCATATTAATCGTCATGTGAATAAAGGAGAAACTGAATCAAGGTTTATTACAG TTCCTGCTCCCAAGTCTTCTCATGAAGTGCTGAAAGAGTCGGCCACAGATGTGCAGGTTCTTCCCAACTACTCCACACCTCAGAAAACAGATTCCTATTTTAATCCTAAAATGAAACTCAACAG gcaATTGATATTCTGCGCACTAGCTGTTCTAGCTGAGGAACGTAAACCGATAGAATGTTTGGATGCTTTCGGTGCCACTG GTATAATGGGATTACAATGGGCAAAGCATCTCAGAAGTTCTGTGAAGGTTACAATTAATGATTGTAATGAAAATTCTGTGACAATGATTCAGGAAAACTGCcatttaaacaaaatgaaggtGAAACTGCACACTAAGGAACAAGACTATGATGAAGCTAtgggagatggaggagaaaatagtGACACCATTGAGGTGACAAAAATGGATGCCAATGTTATAATGCATTTGAGATCATTTGATTTTAT cCATTTGGATCCCTTCGGAACTTCTGTGAATTATCTGGATTCTGCCTTTAGAAATGTGAGAAATCTTGGAATTGTGTCACTCACGTCCACAGACATCAGTTCTCTGTATGCAAAGGCTCAACACGTTGCCCTGCGTCATTATGGATGTAATATTGTCAGAACTGAGTACTACAAGGAACTGGCAGCCAGAATAGTAATTGCTGCTGTGACAAG AGCTGCAGCTCGCTGTAACAAAGGCATTGAAGTTTTACTTGCAGTAGCTCTAGAACATTTTGTTCTAGTAGTGGTCAGAGTTTTAAGGGGGCCATCCCCTGCGGATgattcagcaaagaaaataagataCCTCATCCATTGCCAGTGGTGCGAAGAgagaatttttcagaaagagggtaATATGGTAGAAG AAAACCCTTATCAGCAGCTGCCTTGTGATTGTCACGGCAGTATGCCTGGGAAGACAGCAGTAGTTCTTGGTCCGCTCTG GTCAGGAGCCCTCTTTAACACTGGATTCCTCAGAAGAATGCTGTTTGAGGCTGTCCAGTATGGTTTGGATGAAGCTCAGCCACTTCTGAAGACATTAGTTTGTGAAGCAGACTGcacaactttaaaacatttttctatcCATAGTCTTTATGATGAGAACAAACAAG AAGAGTGTGGCGTATATATTAAAACACCAAATACTTCTGCAGAATCCTACTTGGTACATG gaaaaagaaaaagcgaTGAAGTGATTCGAAATGCAGCCAAGCGACAAAAATCTGAGAACAGTGCTGAGCACCCTGCATTTTACTACAATATCCACAGACACAGTATTAAAGGGATGAACATGCCAAA GTTAAATAAGTTCTTAAACTATCTCTCTGAAGCTGGATACAGAGTAAGCAGAACCCACTTTGATCCTATGGGAGTTCGCACGAATGCGCCCTTGGCACAGTTTAAGACTATTCTTATGAAGTACAGCACTCCCACATACCTGGGGGGGCAGGCAGAAGGCCCTGTCCATCTACCTGAAGATGTCAAGGCAGGAGAACAGGTTCAGgctgctgcagacagcaaggCAGGAGATGCCGAGTTTCTGGAAGATGACAAATCTGGAGTCGCTGCCGCCATGTTCACAGAAGACTACCCTACTCACTGTGGAGCTGATTAA